A window from Chrysemys picta bellii isolate R12L10 chromosome 2, ASM1138683v2, whole genome shotgun sequence encodes these proteins:
- the LOC135981306 gene encoding SRRM2 protein homolog rsr-2-like, whose amino-acid sequence MQADNRKRAPAWTVREVLDLIAVWGEDSVLAELRSKRRNAKIFEKISKGMMERGHNRDSDQCRVKVKELRQAYQKTKEANGRSGSEPRTCRYYAELHAILGGAATTNPPVFVDSGSGIVSTPEDSADGVEEEEEEEDELAESTQHSILPNSQDLFITLTEVPSQASQASTQDSDPMEGTSAAANSSSLPPPSRRLSQIRRRKKKTREEMFSEIMQSSRSDRAHLNEWKETVSKYRKEVSEREERRDQREDMRDQREERRDQREERRDARDERWRQEDQRMKEATLGLLQRLVEVQERLLENRLPLQPLFHPPPSPCSVSSSPRRVRTRGGRLRTPSHSTPVDSPSKRLSFF is encoded by the exons atgcaggctgataatcgaaaaagagcaccagcatggaccgtgagggaggtactggatctgatcgctgtatggggagaggattcagtgcttgcagaacttcgttctaaaagacgaaatgcaaaaatttttgaaaaaatctccaagggcatgatggagagaggccacaatagggactcagatcagtgccgcgtgaaagtcaaggaactcagacaagcctatcagaaaacaaaggaggcaaacggtcgctccgggtcagagccgcggacatgccgctactacgccgagctgcatgcaattctagggggggctgccaccactaacccacctgtgttcgtggattctgggtcggggatagtctcgacgcctgaggattctgccgatggggtagaggaggaggaggaggaggaggatgagcttgcagagagcacacagcactccattctccccaacagccaggatctttttatcaccctgactgaagtaccctcccaagcctcccaagccagtacccaagactctgaccccatggaaggcacctcag cagctgcaaattcctcaagcctccctcctccatcccgaaggttatcacagataaggcgtcgtaaaaaaaagacgcgagaagagatgttttctgaaattatgcaatccagcaggagtgacagagctcatctgaatgagtggaaggaaacagtttcaaagtataggaaagaagtcagtgaacgtgaggagaggagggaccaacgtgaggacatgagggaccaacgtgaggagaggagagaccaacgtgaggagaggagagacgctcgagatgagaggtggcgtcaggaagaccagaggatgaaggaagcaacgctggggctgctccagcgtctggtggaggttcaggaacggctgctggaaaacagactgccgcttcagcccctgttccaccctcccccctccccatgttccgtatcctcctcacccagacgtgtaagaacgcggggggggaggctccgtacaccttcccattccaccccagtagacagcccaagcaaaaggctgtcatttttttaa